From the Cryptomeria japonica chromosome 2, Sugi_1.0, whole genome shotgun sequence genome, one window contains:
- the LOC131063276 gene encoding uncharacterized protein LOC131063276, with translation MVSERIPQFVAFKGPNNKYLGYSKNGEYSGHLKFCYDDLTSPFVKHEIVEAGNGYAHIKCCYNNRFWGNREDLGGIVAGEHSPNHDLSSQSCTLFDLSYEDTASNKVSLGLLQNKYVVYKEQGGDSELEGYLFAGEDKVHKNGSFKMYDVGSTVKLPKFVAFKGSNGRFLGLHDGVMQFYSSDLGDDSIRQQVEDIGDGKVKIVNLDVDSKRHWIVYDNWLMLDYGGYEPAVFRPIQIDAQKVALKCVDPPKICRLLTDSRGRECFGATATSLEAATYLTVVETVFSRRVHSIIYDLNSAHIYDLEPLALAKGTAVNTTSQSATMEIGLEYTERRKKSWSNSNSFQTGVSTIFDAGIPFVGSVAIQVSVEDTFTWEWGGEEEQSTTIPTKYTAVVEPGKTVEVVLQATRGKCDVKFSYVQEDLLSTGEKITTSCEDGVFKGINYFDIRFISKGL, from the coding sequence ATGGTTTCTGAGCGTATTCCTCAATTCGTAGCATTTAAGGGACCCAATAACAAGTATTTGGGGTATTCCAAAAATGGGGAATATAGTGGGCATTTGAAATTCTGTTATGATGATCTGACGAGTCCATTTGTGAAGCACGAGATTGTGGAGGCAGGCAATGGTTACGCCCACATAAAATGCTGTTACAACAACAGATTCTGGGGGAACAGGGAAGACCTCGGCGGGATCGTTGCCGGTGAACACTCGCCCAACCATGATCTGTCCAGCCAGTCTTGTACTCTCTTTGACTTGTCATATGAAGATACAGCTTCCAACAAAGTGTCTCTCGGATTGCTGCAAAACAAATATGTTGTTTACAAGGAGCAAGGCGGAGATAGCGAGCTCGAGGGCTATCTGTTCGCTGGTGAGGATAAGGTACACAAGAATGGGAGTTTTAAAATGTACGATGTGGGATCTACCGTTAAGCTACCCAAGTTCGTGGCTTTCAAAGGTTCTAATGGTCGGTTCCTGGGCCTTCACGATGGGGTGATGCAGTTCTACTCTTCCGATCTGGGAGATGATTCTATAAGGCAGCAAGTGGAGGACATTGGCGATGGAAAAGTGAAAATAGTGAATTTGGACGTCGATTCCAAAAGGCATTGGATTGTTTATGACAACTGGCTTATGCTGGATTATGGTGGATATGAGCCCGCAGTCTTTCGCCCCATTCAAATAGATGCTCAGAAGGTAGCTCTGAAATGTGTAGATCCTCCGAAGATTTGCCGATTGCTGACAGATAGCCGCGGAAGAGAGTGTTTCGGCGCTACCGCCACTTCGCTGGAAGCAGCTACATATCTAACTGTTGTGGAGACCGTGTTCTCGCGTCGGGTGCATTCTATCATATATGATTTGAACAGCGCTCACATTTATGATTTGGAGCCACTGGCTCTAGCGAAGGGCACCGCGGTCAACACGACAAGTCAGTCCGCCACTATGGAGATTGGTCTAGAATACACTGAGAGAAGGAAAAAGAGTTGGAGCAACTCCAACTCGTTCCAGACGGGCGTCTCCACCATATTCGATGCGGGAATCCCATTCGTAGGGAGTGTTGCAATTCAAGTGTCTGTTGAAGATACCTTCACTTGGGAGTGGGGAGGAGAAGAGGAACAGAGCACCACTATACCTACAAAGTACACTGCGGTGGTGGAGCCAGGCAAAACTGTGGAGGTTGTTCTTCAGGCTACCCGGGGCAAATGCGATGTCAAATTCTCCTACGTACAGGAAGACCTCCTTTCTACCGGTGAGAAAATTACGACCAGTTGTGAGGATGGCGTGTTCAAAGGCATTAACTATTTTGACATCCGTTTTATCTCCAAAGGATTGTAG